One window of Nostoc sp. C052 genomic DNA carries:
- a CDS encoding class I SAM-dependent methyltransferase translates to MAVYEQIGKGYDLTRRADPDIADQLAVHLQIKSNSSYLDVGCGTGNYTLALAKHGGIWHGIDQSKQMIDVAMNKSKFVAWQVAEAETLPYADEIFSGVLCTLAIHHFAALTPVFQEIYRVLMGGNLVLFTATPEQMSQYWLVEYFPEAIYKSAEQMPSLENIRFTLNEAGFNSVNIKPYSISENLQDLFLYSGKYRPEIYLDKNVRSGISTFALLASADEIATGCQKLAADINTGRITEIVNKYENNHGDYLFVIADKVVNRANT, encoded by the coding sequence ATGGCTGTTTATGAGCAAATTGGCAAAGGCTATGATTTGACTCGTCGGGCTGACCCTGACATTGCTGACCAATTAGCTGTTCACCTCCAAATCAAATCAAATTCCTCATATCTCGATGTGGGATGTGGCACAGGAAATTACACGCTAGCTTTAGCAAAACATGGTGGTATTTGGCATGGAATAGACCAGTCAAAGCAGATGATTGATGTTGCTATGAATAAGAGTAAATTTGTAGCTTGGCAAGTTGCCGAAGCTGAAACTTTACCTTATGCTGATGAGATTTTTTCAGGTGTGCTATGCACTCTAGCAATACATCATTTTGCTGCATTAACTCCTGTTTTTCAGGAGATTTACCGTGTGTTGATGGGTGGTAATTTGGTATTGTTTACTGCTACACCAGAGCAAATGAGCCAATATTGGTTAGTCGAATATTTTCCAGAGGCTATATATAAATCTGCTGAACAGATGCCAAGTTTAGAAAATATCAGATTTACTCTCAATGAGGCAGGTTTTAATTCAGTAAATATCAAACCTTATTCTATTTCAGAAAACTTACAAGACCTATTCTTATATAGTGGTAAATATCGTCCTGAAATATATTTAGATAAAAATGTCCGATCTGGAATTTCGACGTTTGCTTTGCTAGCTTCTGCGGATGAAATCGCCACCGGGTGTCAAAAGCTCGCAGCAGATATTAATACAGGACGCATTACTGAGATTGTCAATAAATATGAAAACAATCACGGAGATTATTTATTTGTAATTGCCGATAAAGTAGTAAATAGAGCTAATACATGA
- the hetL gene encoding heterocyst differentiation pentapeptide repeat protein HetL, which produces MDVDEILKRYDAGERNFQGVNLQEAELTNANLRGADFSNADLRQTRLGKTNFNQACLREANLSEAILWGIDLSEADLYGAILREADLTGAKLVQTRLEKANLIKASLCGANLNSANLSGSLLFEADLRPSSNQRTDLGYAALTGADLSYADLRAASLHHANLDGAKLCRANLSLTIQWGDLATDLSGASLQGADLSYTNLNSAILRKANLQGADLTGAILTDVDFQGAIMPDGTVHD; this is translated from the coding sequence ATGGATGTAGATGAAATTCTCAAACGCTATGATGCCGGAGAAAGAAACTTTCAGGGAGTAAATCTGCAAGAAGCAGAGCTAACCAATGCAAACCTCAGAGGTGCGGATTTTAGCAATGCCGATTTACGTCAGACACGGCTGGGTAAAACCAACTTTAACCAAGCATGTCTGCGAGAAGCAAACCTAAGTGAAGCAATTCTGTGGGGAATAGACTTAAGTGAGGCAGACTTGTATGGTGCTATTCTTCGTGAGGCTGATTTGACCGGTGCAAAGCTAGTTCAGACACGTCTAGAAAAAGCCAACTTAATCAAAGCTAGTTTATGTGGTGCTAATTTAAATAGTGCAAACCTCTCTGGTTCCCTACTATTTGAAGCAGATTTACGTCCCAGTTCCAATCAACGCACAGATTTGGGATATGCAGCTTTAACTGGAGCAGATTTAAGCTACGCCGATCTCAGAGCTGCTTCATTGCATCATGCAAATTTAGATGGAGCAAAGCTATGTCGGGCAAATCTGAGTCTGACAATACAATGGGGAGATTTAGCAACGGATTTAAGTGGAGCTAGCTTGCAAGGAGCAGATTTGAGCTATACAAATCTAAATAGCGCTATTTTGCGAAAGGCTAATCTGCAAGGAGCAGACTTAACTGGAGCAATTCTCACTGACGTTGATTTCCAGGGAGCGATTATGCCCGATGGTACAGTTCATGATTGA
- a CDS encoding universal stress protein, which yields MFKKILVALDRSEVGQQVFDEALGLAKLTQASLMLLHVLSPEEEGSPYVPMLSNMDYYPGLSSQSFELYQKQWDTFKNLGIQMLQSFCAQANTAGITTEFTQNVGNPGRVVCDLAHSYGADLIVMGRRGRSGLMELFLGSVSNYVLHHAPCSVHIVHLSVTPKIDEVVKETTSAFSVN from the coding sequence ATGTTTAAAAAGATTCTAGTTGCATTAGATCGCTCAGAAGTAGGGCAACAGGTTTTTGATGAAGCGTTGGGTTTAGCAAAGTTAACACAAGCTAGTTTAATGCTACTGCATGTCCTATCTCCTGAAGAAGAGGGTAGTCCTTACGTACCGATGTTGTCTAATATGGACTACTATCCAGGATTGAGTAGTCAAAGCTTTGAGTTATACCAAAAGCAGTGGGATACCTTTAAAAATCTAGGAATCCAGATGTTGCAATCTTTCTGTGCCCAAGCTAACACAGCAGGTATCACTACAGAATTTACGCAAAATGTTGGTAATCCTGGCCGGGTTGTTTGTGATTTAGCCCATAGTTATGGTGCTGATCTAATTGTTATGGGGCGTCGGGGTCGTTCTGGGCTGATGGAACTATTTCTCGGTAGTGTAAGTAACTACGTTCTTCACCATGCTCCTTGTTCAGTGCATATTGTACATCTTTCAGTTACTCCTAAAATAGATGAGGTTGTCAAAGAAACTACAAGCGCTTTCAGCGTCAACTAA
- a CDS encoding DOPA 4,5-dioxygenase family protein, whose protein sequence is MKEDTIEIAGFHAHVYFDTASQDVAARVREGLGARFDVQLGRWFDHPIGPHPQGMYQVAFLPNQFDRVVPWLMLNREGLDILVHPNTGDAVSDHTEHSLWLGKKLDLNIEFLRQVSLTSSN, encoded by the coding sequence ATGAAAGAAGATACTATAGAGATCGCTGGTTTTCACGCTCATGTTTACTTCGATACTGCAAGTCAGGATGTAGCTGCGCGTGTACGTGAAGGATTGGGCGCTAGGTTTGATGTGCAACTCGGACGCTGGTTTGACCACCCCATCGGGCCTCACCCACAAGGGATGTATCAAGTTGCTTTCTTACCGAATCAATTCGATCGAGTCGTTCCTTGGTTAATGCTCAATCGTGAGGGATTGGATATTCTTGTCCACCCAAATACAGGCGATGCTGTCTCAGATCATACGGAGCATTCTTTATGGTTAGGAAAAAAGCTAGATTTGAATATTGAGTTTCTTCGACAGGTTAGTTTAACTTCATCTAATTAA
- the coaE gene encoding dephospho-CoA kinase (Dephospho-CoA kinase (CoaE) performs the final step in coenzyme A biosynthesis.), with translation MPKRLIGLTGGIATGKTTVTNYLASVYNLPILDADIYAREAVSLGSPILGAIAGRYGEQILLPDGSLNRQKLGEIIFNRQDERNWIDNLIHPDVRDRFLKAIAQSSSQILVLVVPLLFEAGMTDLVTEIWVVRCSQEQQLQRLIQRNHLNRQQAQARINSQLSIEEKVAHADVVLDNSSTLEVLLKQVDVALQTHK, from the coding sequence ATGCCTAAACGTCTAATCGGCTTAACTGGAGGTATTGCCACAGGCAAAACCACTGTCACCAATTATTTAGCTAGCGTTTATAATCTGCCTATTTTGGATGCAGATATTTATGCTAGAGAAGCAGTATCTTTAGGTTCGCCGATTCTGGGTGCGATCGCCGGGCGTTACGGCGAACAAATTTTACTACCCGATGGCAGCCTCAACCGCCAAAAGCTAGGCGAAATTATCTTTAATCGTCAAGATGAACGCAACTGGATAGACAATTTGATTCACCCTGACGTGCGCGATCGCTTCCTCAAAGCAATTGCCCAGTCTTCCTCACAAATATTGGTGTTAGTAGTGCCTCTATTATTTGAAGCTGGGATGACTGATTTAGTTACAGAAATCTGGGTAGTGCGTTGTTCTCAAGAGCAACAATTACAAAGATTGATACAGCGAAACCATTTAAATAGACAGCAGGCACAAGCTAGGATTAATAGCCAATTATCTATCGAAGAAAAAGTGGCTCATGCAGATGTCGTTTTAGATAACTCCTCCACCCTAGAAGTATTACTGAAGCAGGTAGATGTAGCCCTACAAACCCACAAGTAG
- the cobA gene encoding uroporphyrinogen-III C-methyltransferase, which translates to MNQEKGKVYLVGAGPGDVAYLTVKAYNLLAAAQVLVYDALVDAQLLQCVPDDCLKLDVGKRGGKPSTSQAEINKLLVTHCQQGKQVVRLKSGDPLIFGRSTSEIEALTASDCDFELIPGISSALAAPLLAGIPLTDPVLSRAFAVLTAHEPEVLDWEALSRLETLVILMGGQHLAEIVDQLMRHGRSHLTPIAIIRWAGTPNQQIWTAQLGNIWEQTIGLSLSPAVIVIGEVVGLRKYLQPEKIDCQDSTTAKTFSPPAMSSNFSRSPLTGKIILVTRSVSQSSQFSDRLIALGATVIEMPTLEIGPPSTWEALDRAIAHLSDFDWLILTSTNGIDYFFERLNAQGKDTRALAGVKIAVVGEKTAQSLKQRSLQADFIPPNFVADSLVENFPEQLDGKTVLFPRVESGGREVLVKELTIKGAKVIEVAAYQSCCPSSIPRAAELALQNRKVDVITFASSKTVQFFCELTNNIFSHNSDASQFLEGVCIASIGPQTSKTCHTLFGRVDVEAEEYTLDGLTQALIRWATNS; encoded by the coding sequence GTGAATCAAGAAAAGGGGAAAGTCTACCTTGTAGGTGCTGGGCCTGGAGATGTGGCATACCTGACAGTAAAGGCTTACAATCTTTTAGCTGCTGCTCAGGTGTTAGTCTACGATGCTTTAGTAGATGCTCAATTATTGCAGTGCGTACCAGATGATTGTCTGAAGTTGGATGTTGGTAAACGCGGTGGTAAACCCAGTACAAGCCAAGCAGAGATTAATAAGTTACTTGTAACGCACTGTCAGCAAGGTAAACAAGTTGTACGGCTCAAATCAGGCGATCCATTAATTTTTGGGCGTTCCACTTCTGAAATTGAAGCGTTGACAGCATCCGATTGTGATTTTGAACTAATACCAGGAATTTCTTCAGCCCTTGCAGCACCTTTGTTAGCAGGAATTCCCCTGACAGATCCGGTTTTAAGCCGCGCTTTTGCAGTATTGACAGCGCACGAACCAGAGGTTTTAGATTGGGAGGCACTCTCACGCTTAGAGACACTGGTAATTTTGATGGGAGGGCAGCATCTAGCAGAGATTGTAGATCAACTGATGCGGCACGGGCGATCGCACTTAACACCCATTGCCATCATCCGTTGGGCGGGAACTCCTAATCAACAAATTTGGACAGCGCAACTAGGCAATATTTGGGAACAAACCATCGGATTATCACTTTCTCCGGCGGTAATTGTGATTGGCGAAGTTGTTGGGCTACGCAAGTACTTACAACCTGAGAAAATAGATTGTCAGGATTCGACTACAGCCAAAACTTTTAGCCCCCCTGCTATGTCAAGCAACTTCTCCCGATCTCCCCTTACTGGTAAAATAATCTTAGTGACACGTTCAGTTAGCCAGTCGAGTCAATTTAGCGATCGCCTGATCGCATTAGGTGCAACAGTCATCGAAATGCCTACCTTAGAAATCGGCCCGCCTTCCACTTGGGAAGCTTTGGATCGTGCGATCGCTCATTTATCTGACTTCGACTGGTTAATTCTCACTTCTACCAATGGCATAGACTACTTTTTTGAAAGGCTAAATGCCCAAGGTAAAGATACCCGTGCCTTAGCAGGTGTCAAAATTGCCGTTGTTGGTGAGAAAACAGCCCAAAGTCTCAAACAACGCTCTCTGCAAGCAGATTTTATTCCCCCCAATTTTGTTGCCGATTCTTTAGTAGAAAATTTCCCAGAGCAACTGGATGGTAAAACGGTTTTATTTCCCAGAGTTGAAAGCGGTGGAAGGGAAGTTTTAGTTAAAGAATTAACCATCAAGGGAGCAAAGGTAATAGAAGTTGCTGCATATCAATCTTGTTGTCCTAGTAGTATTCCACGTGCCGCAGAGTTAGCTCTGCAAAACCGCAAGGTAGACGTGATTACCTTTGCCAGTTCTAAAACTGTGCAATTTTTCTGTGAGCTTACTAACAATATATTTTCCCACAACTCTGATGCTAGCCAATTCTTAGAGGGCGTTTGTATTGCCTCTATCGGCCCCCAAACCTCCAAAACTTGCCATACTTTATTCGGACGTGTGGATGTAGAAGCTGAAGAATATACTTTAGATGGTTTAACCCAAGCACTGATCAGATGGGCGACAAATTCTTAG
- a CDS encoding tetratricopeptide repeat protein, with protein sequence MLKNNNLLVAAIICLCLSNGNTAFGKDVGVVLAKISDSDRAALPQNKNAAASFEQGNNLYKQGDLKGAEAAFRKAIELQPNFAQAYIGLGNTLDDQGKPQEAIAQYKKAISLDPQDSGAYFNLGLTLARVDQLEAAIAQYKKAISIEPKYPEAHYNLGNALYAQGKLTEAITEYTQAISLKPDYAPTYARLGTVLYDQGKLEEAIAQYKKAISLDPKYADAHYYLGNALYAQGKPTEAVAEYTAAISFDPKNPAGYNALGNALYDQGKLEDAIAQYKKAISFNPKYADAHYNLASALYAQEQLPEAIAEYTQAIRLDPKHAQAYTGLGNAMDDQGKPQEAIAHYKKAISLVPNYAYAYYNLAITLGREKQLEEAILNFKKARELFQAEENKEMVEQVDQLIQKINTRTN encoded by the coding sequence ATGCTGAAAAACAACAATCTACTGGTAGCAGCTATTATCTGCTTGTGTTTGAGTAATGGAAATACTGCCTTTGGTAAAGATGTTGGCGTTGTTTTAGCAAAAATTTCAGACTCAGATCGAGCAGCACTTCCTCAGAACAAAAACGCAGCGGCTAGCTTTGAGCAAGGAAATAATCTTTATAAACAAGGAGATTTAAAAGGAGCAGAGGCGGCTTTTCGGAAGGCAATTGAACTACAACCAAACTTTGCACAAGCTTATATTGGTTTAGGAAATACTCTCGACGATCAAGGTAAACCACAAGAAGCGATCGCACAATACAAAAAAGCCATTAGCCTCGATCCTCAAGATTCTGGAGCATACTTTAATTTGGGTTTGACTTTAGCGAGAGTGGATCAATTAGAAGCAGCGATCGCACAATACAAAAAAGCCATTAGCATCGAACCCAAGTATCCTGAAGCTCACTATAACTTAGGAAATGCTCTCTACGCTCAAGGTAAGCTCACAGAAGCAATTACCGAATATACCCAAGCCATTAGCCTCAAACCAGATTATGCCCCAACTTACGCACGTTTGGGAACTGTTTTATACGATCAAGGCAAACTAGAAGAAGCGATCGCACAATACAAAAAAGCCATTAGCCTTGATCCCAAGTATGCAGACGCTCACTATTACTTAGGGAACGCTTTGTACGCTCAGGGAAAACCAACAGAAGCAGTGGCAGAATATACAGCAGCCATTAGCTTCGATCCGAAAAATCCAGCAGGTTATAACGCTTTGGGAAATGCTCTATACGATCAAGGCAAGCTAGAAGATGCGATCGCACAATACAAAAAAGCTATAAGTTTCAATCCCAAGTATGCAGACGCTCATTATAATTTAGCAAGTGCTTTATACGCTCAAGAACAGTTACCCGAAGCTATCGCCGAATATACTCAAGCGATTCGGCTCGATCCGAAACATGCACAAGCTTACACGGGTTTGGGAAATGCGATGGACGATCAAGGTAAGCCACAAGAAGCGATCGCACATTACAAAAAAGCTATTAGTCTCGTACCCAACTATGCTTATGCTTACTATAATTTAGCCATAACTTTGGGCAGAGAAAAACAGCTAGAAGAAGCGATTTTAAATTTCAAAAAAGCCAGAGAGTTATTCCAAGCAGAAGAAAATAAGGAGATGGTTGAGCAAGTCGATCAGCTCATTCAAAAAATTAATACGCGAACGAATTGA
- a CDS encoding hybrid sensor histidine kinase/response regulator, producing MPNIISELWTNLFTSESFIPHGHCYLWQTNLVWLHILSDSLIALAYYSIPATLFYFVRKREDLPFDWIFLLFIAFIVACGTTHLIDIWTLWHPIYWVSGFVKAVTAIISFITAINLVYLVPQALAFPSPAQLEQANQELQTQIAERLRVEKELRKYQNHLEEMVAVRTNEITKTNEQLQQEILERQRILEILRQSEERYRYLAEAIPQLVWTTKPNGECDFFNQNWCDYTGLTLEQSLGSGWLAALHPDDVQRADKVWSDAVKNSTIYNNEYRFKRASDGSYRWQLARGLPLKDEQGFVVKWFGTCTDIHEQKQILEERAHLLELEQIARAKAETANRIKDEFLAVLSHELRTPLNAILGWSKLLQSRRLDQTKISEALATIERNANLQVQLIEDLLDISRILQGKLTLNITKINLESTILSALETMRLAAETKLIEVNTKFEPDVGQIMGDSTRLQQVVWNLLSNAIKFTPRGGKVEVRLEEADGYAQIIVSDTGKGINADFLPYVFDYFRQADSTSTRNFGGLGLGLAIVRNIIEMHGGIVQADSQGEGKGAIFTVSLPLLPDAIPKLIDEQNGSTLLAPNSLPLSDIRVLVVDDDTDSRDFVAFVLEQDGAFVIAVSSADEALKTLAEIKLDVLVSDISMPDIDGYMLINKVRTLTPEQGGQIPAIALTAFARNDDQQKALNAGFQMHVPKPLNPEELIAAIIKLMEK from the coding sequence ATGCCAAACATAATATCAGAATTGTGGACTAATCTTTTTACATCAGAATCATTTATTCCACATGGACACTGCTATCTATGGCAAACAAATTTAGTTTGGTTACACATATTATCTGACTCGCTTATTGCACTAGCTTATTACTCGATTCCAGCTACACTATTCTACTTTGTCCGTAAGCGAGAGGATTTGCCCTTTGATTGGATTTTTCTGCTATTTATTGCATTTATTGTAGCTTGTGGCACTACTCATTTAATAGATATTTGGACACTTTGGCATCCCATCTATTGGGTTTCGGGGTTTGTGAAAGCAGTAACAGCCATAATATCTTTTATTACAGCAATAAATCTTGTGTATCTAGTTCCCCAAGCATTGGCATTTCCTAGCCCTGCTCAACTAGAACAAGCAAATCAAGAACTTCAAACCCAAATAGCCGAACGCTTACGGGTAGAGAAAGAACTGCGAAAATACCAGAATCATCTAGAAGAAATGGTTGCTGTTCGCACCAATGAAATTACTAAAACTAACGAGCAATTACAACAAGAAATTCTTGAACGCCAACGCATCTTAGAAATTCTCCGACAAAGCGAAGAACGCTATCGTTACTTAGCTGAGGCAATTCCTCAACTTGTATGGACAACTAAACCTAACGGTGAATGTGATTTTTTTAATCAAAATTGGTGCGATTACACAGGACTAACATTAGAGCAATCCTTAGGTTCTGGTTGGTTAGCGGCACTGCATCCAGATGATGTCCAAAGGGCTGATAAGGTGTGGTCTGATGCTGTCAAAAATAGCACTATATATAACAATGAATATCGCTTTAAACGGGCTTCGGATGGTTCCTATCGTTGGCAACTAGCGCGAGGTTTACCACTCAAAGATGAGCAAGGTTTTGTAGTCAAGTGGTTTGGAACATGTACAGATATCCACGAACAAAAACAAATACTTGAAGAACGGGCACACCTGCTGGAATTAGAACAAATCGCACGAGCAAAAGCAGAAACAGCCAACCGAATTAAAGATGAATTTTTAGCCGTCCTTTCTCACGAATTACGCACTCCACTAAACGCAATTCTCGGCTGGTCAAAGTTATTGCAAAGCCGCAGGTTAGACCAAACAAAAATATCGGAAGCACTAGCCACAATTGAACGGAATGCCAACTTACAGGTGCAACTCATTGAAGACTTGCTGGATATTTCCAGAATTTTACAGGGCAAACTGACGCTGAATATTACGAAGATTAACTTAGAATCTACAATATTGTCGGCACTAGAGACAATGCGTTTAGCAGCAGAAACAAAGTTGATTGAGGTGAATACAAAATTTGAACCAGATGTGGGACAAATTATGGGCGACTCGACTCGTTTGCAACAAGTCGTCTGGAATCTCCTTTCTAATGCGATCAAATTTACACCCAGGGGAGGAAAAGTAGAAGTGCGATTAGAGGAAGCTGATGGCTATGCTCAAATAATTGTTAGCGATACAGGTAAGGGAATTAACGCTGACTTTTTGCCTTATGTGTTTGATTACTTCCGCCAAGCAGATAGCACCTCTACAAGAAATTTTGGGGGATTGGGATTAGGATTGGCAATTGTGCGTAATATTATCGAAATGCATGGCGGCATCGTCCAAGCAGATAGTCAAGGTGAGGGTAAAGGGGCAATATTTACTGTTAGCTTGCCGCTTCTGCCAGATGCAATACCAAAGCTAATTGATGAGCAAAATGGCTCGACATTATTAGCTCCTAACTCCTTACCCCTAAGTGATATCCGGGTTTTAGTTGTCGATGATGATACTGATTCACGAGATTTTGTTGCTTTTGTATTAGAGCAAGATGGGGCTTTTGTCATTGCAGTATCTTCGGCTGATGAGGCATTAAAAACCTTAGCAGAGATCAAGCTAGATGTGTTAGTCAGCGATATTAGTATGCCAGATATAGATGGCTATATGTTAATAAATAAAGTGAGAACTTTAACCCCAGAACAAGGTGGACAAATTCCAGCAATTGCCTTGACTGCCTTTGCAAGAAATGATGACCAGCAGAAAGCGTTAAACGCTGGGTTTCAGATGCATGTACCTAAGCCTCTTAATCCAGAAGAATTAATTGCAGCTATTATTAAACTTATGGAAAAATAA
- a CDS encoding M48 family metallopeptidase, which yields MLETFPTNSIIAAVVVVLSLSILGYFAWKTLITSDLFQKGINLAQAKDYQGAEAAFRKVISINSTNDVVRLFLGDVLNQQGQVEEATELFQEVIRRSPKNPDAYLRLANILMQQEREEEAKTNLIQAKDLLQKQRQPEKAQKITKLLDKMSVKSSES from the coding sequence ATGCTAGAAACCTTTCCCACTAATTCGATTATCGCTGCTGTTGTAGTTGTTCTCAGTCTGTCAATCCTTGGTTATTTCGCTTGGAAAACTTTGATAACCTCAGACTTGTTTCAAAAAGGCATCAATCTTGCTCAAGCAAAAGATTACCAAGGTGCAGAAGCAGCCTTTCGCAAAGTGATTTCTATCAACTCTACAAATGATGTCGTGCGCTTGTTTTTGGGAGATGTTTTAAACCAGCAAGGACAAGTAGAGGAAGCAACAGAATTATTCCAAGAAGTAATTCGCCGCAGTCCGAAAAATCCTGATGCTTACTTGCGTCTGGCAAACATTCTCATGCAGCAAGAGCGAGAAGAAGAAGCGAAAACTAACCTGATACAAGCTAAAGATTTATTACAAAAACAGCGACAACCTGAAAAAGCCCAAAAAATCACTAAACTGTTAGATAAAATGAGTGTTAAGTCAAGTGAATCTTAA
- a CDS encoding homogentisate phytyltransferase has product MSQSSQNSPLPGKPVQSYFQWLYAFWKFSRPHTIIGTSLSVLGLYLIAVAISTGAINTHTINIDAIHRVYTRYSLLPLLGAWIACLCGNVYIVGLNQLEDVEIDKINKPHLPLASGEFSQQTGQLIVASTGILALVVAWLTGPFLLGMVAISLAIGTAYSLPPIRLKQFPVWAALCIFSVRGTIVNLGLYLHYSWALHQSQTIPPVVWVLTLFILVFTFAIAIFKDIPDMEGDRLYNITTFTIKLGSQAVFNLSLWVITACYLGIILAGVLRVASVNPIFLIVTHLGLLGWLWVRSLTVDLQDKSAIAQFYQFIWKLFFMEYLIFPIACLLA; this is encoded by the coding sequence ATGAGTCAGAGTTCTCAAAACAGCCCTTTACCAGGCAAACCCGTTCAATCATATTTCCAGTGGTTATACGCTTTCTGGAAATTCTCTCGCCCGCACACAATTATTGGTACAAGTCTGAGTGTTTTGGGTTTATATTTAATTGCCGTTGCCATTAGTACAGGCGCGATAAATACACACACGATAAATATAGACGCGATTCATCGCGTCTATACAAGGTATTCCCTACTCCCTTTGTTGGGCGCATGGATTGCTTGTCTGTGTGGCAATGTCTATATTGTGGGGCTGAATCAATTAGAAGATGTGGAAATTGACAAGATTAATAAGCCTCATTTACCCCTAGCATCTGGTGAGTTTTCTCAGCAAACAGGGCAATTGATTGTTGCTTCTACTGGGATTTTGGCGCTAGTTGTGGCGTGGCTAACTGGCCCGTTCTTATTGGGTATGGTGGCCATTAGTTTGGCTATTGGTACTGCTTATTCTTTACCGCCAATTCGCTTGAAACAGTTTCCCGTTTGGGCAGCGCTGTGTATTTTTTCGGTGCGCGGTACGATTGTGAATTTAGGGTTATATCTGCATTATAGTTGGGCGTTGCACCAAAGCCAAACGATTCCGCCTGTGGTGTGGGTGCTGACGTTATTTATTTTGGTGTTTACTTTTGCGATCGCGATCTTTAAAGATATCCCCGATATGGAAGGCGATCGCCTCTACAATATTACTACTTTCACCATCAAACTCGGCTCGCAAGCTGTGTTTAATCTGTCTCTTTGGGTAATAACTGCTTGCTATTTGGGAATAATTCTGGCAGGAGTGCTACGTGTCGCCTCAGTTAACCCCATATTCTTGATAGTTACTCATTTGGGGCTGTTGGGTTGGTTGTGGGTGCGGAGTTTGACGGTAGACTTACAAGATAAAAGTGCGATCGCTCAATTCTACCAATTTATCTGGAAACTCTTTTTTATGGAATATCTGATTTTTCCTATCGCCTGTCTTTTGGCTTAG
- a CDS encoding nicotinate phosphoribosyltransferase, translating to MAISKIIANITQYISEAAMRIFGPTDDAYPVIGVQPFTGEPYDKRKDDN from the coding sequence ATGGCTATTTCCAAAATCATTGCTAACATAACCCAGTATATTTCTGAAGCTGCGATGCGGATTTTTGGCCCTACGGATGATGCTTATCCTGTTATTGGGGTACAACCTTTTACAGGTGAGCCTTACGATAAGCGTAAAGATGATAATTAG